The region GCCCGGACCGTGGCCGGGTCGTGGATCGCCTCCCGGTAGTCGGCGTGGTTCTCGGCGCCCATCCGGTCGGGGTCGCCGCCGTACCAGGCGTCGGGGTCGGCGAGGATGGCCCGCTCGGGCTTGTCCGGCTGGGCGAAGAAGAACCAGTGCCACCAGGCGGTCGCGAACCTGCTGCCGGCCCTGGCCAGCGCCTCACCGATCGGCACGCAGTCGAGCACGGCCAGCCCGGTCACCGCCGTCGGGGCGTCGAGGGCCAGCCGGGTCGCGACGTAGCTGCCCCGGTCGTGACCGACCACGGCAAACCGCTCGTGGCCGAGCCGGCGCATCAGCTCCACGATGTCGCCGGCCATCGCCCGCTTCGAGTACGGCGCGTGGTCGTCGGTGGTGGCCGGCTTCGACGAACGGCCGTACCCGCGCAGGTCGGGGCAGACCACCGTGTGACCGGCCGCGACCAGCAGCGGCGCCACCCGGTGCCAGGTGGTGTGCGTACGCGGGTGGCCGTGCAGCAGCACCACCGGTGGTCCGGAACCGCCGGCGCGTACCCGTAGCCGTGCGGGACCGACGTCGACTGTCTGCTGGTCGAAGCCCTCGAAGAACACCTCGGCACTGTTCCCGTACCGGTCCACCGGCAATCCCCACAACCGTCACCGACTGGTGTGGACGGCGGTCCACCGGCGACAATGGGTCATGGGGATCATTCGACCCGAGGACGAGGGTTGGACGGGGGCACTGCGAGAGGTCGCCGAGCGGCAGCGGGCCGAACTCGACCTCCACCCGCCGCCCTGGCCGGTCTACGGGTTGGCCGATTCGGTGGAGTCCGGCTGGCTCGCCGGTTGGTCCCGGCAGGACGGCATCACCGTCTCGATCGAGATCGGGTACGGGCTGCCGGTGGACGAGAGCTGGCTGCTGGTGGAGACCCAGCCGCGTACGGGTAGCTTCTTCCACTCCCTCGACCGCCTGCTCGCCGACCAGTTCGCCGCCCAGGGGCGGGACTACCCGGTGCCCGGCGAACTGCCGGCCGGGTCGGCCCCGGACCTGCCGGCGGCGCCCCGGTCGCAACCGGTCGAGGTGATGGTCGACGGTACGCCGACGTCCGCGCTGGTCCAACGGGTGGAGGCGTACGTGGTGTGGCGGGCGGTGCTCGACGAGGTGGTGGTGACGGTGACCGGGCGGGGCGTGTCGACGCTGCCCGCGCTGGTCCGGCTCACCGACCTCGACTCGTACGTGTCCCGGCGCGGCGAGCACATGACGGCGCTCGACCCCGGACCCCGGCCGGAGCCCGTACCGCTGACCGGCCCGGACTCGACCCAACCGCTCTGGGCACATCACGGACTGTTGGCGATGACGATCGCCCGGCGGGCCGAGAACGCGGCGCGACGGGCGCTCAACCGCCCGCACGGCCGGCTCGACGCCGAGTGGGGACCGCGCTGGGACGCGGCGATCCGCCGGCAGCAGGAGCTTCGCGAGCAGAGTGGGACCGATGCCCGAGAGACGGTGACGGCGATGGTCGCCCAGGTCGGCGACCTCCAGGAGCGCGCACCCTGGTGGCGGCGGGACCGGCTGCGGCAGCGGGCGCTCAACGAGGTGGTCTGGGTGACCGCGACCGGCGAGCAGAACGTACGCAGTGCCGCCGCGCAGCTCGCCTGGTCGGTCCAGCCGGAGGCGGGACTCGACGCGTGGCAGCGGTGGGCGGACGAGCAGGGCTGGGCCGAGGGACGGGGCTGAGCCGATCAGGCCGGGCCGGGGCTGAATCGGTCCGGCCGAGGATCGGGGCTGAGCCGGTCAGCGGGCCGGGGCGGACGTGCCCGACCCGCCGATCGGGTCAGCTCGAACTCAGCCGACGGGTTCGAGGATGACGACCGGGATCTGCCGGTCGGTCTTGGTCTGGTACTCCGCGTACGGCGGGAAGACCGAGACCACGTTCTGCCACAGCGCCGGCTTCTCCTCCGGCGTCGCGGTACGCGCCCGTGCCGCGAAGACGTCCGCGCCGACCTGGACCGTGACCTCCGGGTTGTCGGTCAGGTTGAGGTACCAGGACGGGTGTTTCGGAGCCCCGCCGCTCGACGCGACCAGCAGCAGGTTGTCGCCGTCGCGGCCGTAGATCAGCGCGGTCCGGTGCAACTTGCCCGACTTACGACCCCGGACGGTGAGCAGCAGCGTCGGGTAGCCGTTCCAGAACTGGCCCTCCTTGCCGTCGCTGTCCACGTACGAGCGGATGTGGTTGGCCACCCATTCGCTCGGGCTGTCCTGGACCTCTTCGGTCTCGTGCACTGCCATCTTCTCCCTCTCCTTCGGGTCAGTCGTTGAGCACCTCGGCGAGCCGGTCCCGGAAGCGTCGCTCGGCGTCGCTCACGGCCTCGCCGCCGATGCCGAGGATGCCGCCGCTGGGCGCGGCCGACACCACCTGGTCGGCGATCTCGACCAACCAGTGCTCGTACGCGCCAACCTCGCCCTCGTGCACCTTGTTCCCGAGCAGGGTCACCACGCTCTTGGCCCGCAGCAGCACGTCGCTGATCAACGCCTGCGGATCGCTCGGCTCGATCACCGGCAGTTCCTCGCCGTTCTCCGGGTCACCGGCGCGGTTGATCACCTCGCCGGCCACCGCGGCGACCAGCGGGCTGGCCGACTCCCGGCCGGCGGAGATCGCCTCCAGGCCGGCGGCGTTCTCGCTGCGGGTGCGCCGGGCGCCGTTCGACTCGGCCGCGCTCGCCGCGCTCAGCACCGCCTGCGGCAGGCCGACGAGCAGCCCCCACTCCTCGTCGGAGAACCCGAACTCGGTGAATACCGGCTGGTCGGTCACGGCATGCCCCTTTCCGTACGTCGATCAACAAGCGAGCGTCCGGTGGCCGACCAGGATCCGGCACCGGACAGGGTTGGATCAGGTGACAGGTTAGATCAGGTCGACCTCAACGGTGCGTTACCCCCGCGGGCGGTCGTGTCAAACGAGTCGGGCGGCTCAGCGGCCGCCCCTGCCGAACACCGAGCGGATCGCCGCGATCAGCAGCAGCGTCCCGAGTACGGCGCCGACCAGGCGTACGCCGGGGATGTCGTACCAGCTTGTGTCCTGCGCGGCGAGCGGAATCAGGCCCATCCCAGCATTGTCGTACGACTGCCGGAACGGCGCATCCCGCTAATAGAAAGGTTTATTGACTATTTCCTGGGCCGGTGTGACCATGGCAGCACGCGCCGCGACCGGACCGGCGCGTATTCACTGTGGATAACGGGGGTACCGAGCCTGATGAGCACACCGACGGGCGGCCTTTCGATTCTGGCCGCGGCGGTCCTGCAACCGGGTTTCGAGGGCACTGCCGCTCCGCCGGACTGGGTGCGCCGCTGGCTCGCTGAGGGGCTCGGCGGCGTCGCCCTCTTCGCCCGCAACGTACGCGACACCGAGCAGGTGTCCGCCCTCACCGCCGCACTGCGGGCCGAGCGGCCGGACGTGCTGGTGTCGATCGACGAGGAGGCCGGCGACGTCACCCGGTTCGAGTCCCGGCTCGGCAGCTCCCGGCCCGGCAACCTCGCCCTCGGCGCGATCGACGACCCGGAACTGACCGAGCGGGTGGCCCGCGACCTCGGCGCCGACCTGGCCGCCGCCGGCATCACCCTGAACTACGCGCCGGTCGCCGACGTCAACTCCAACCCCGACAACCCGGTCATCGGCGTACGCGCCTTCGGGGCCGACTCCGCCCTGGTGGCCCGCCAGACCGCCGCCTGGGTACGCGGACTCCAGGCCGCCGGGGTGGCCGCCTGCGCCAAGCACTTCCCCGGACACGGTGACACCAGCGTCGACTCGCACATCGACGTACCCCGGATCGGGGCGACCCGGGACCGGCTCGACGCGGTCGAGCTGCCGCCGTTCCGGGCCGCGATCGACGCCGGGGTGCAGGCCATCATGACCGGTCACCTGCTGGTCCCGGCGATCGACGGCGAGTGGCCGGCGACACTGAGTCGCCGGGTGCTTAACGGACTGCTCCGCGAGGAGCTCGGCTTCCAGGGTGTGGTGATCACCGACGGGATCGAGATGCGGGCCGTCGCCGACCGCTACGGCCTCGAAGCCGTGGCCGTACGCGCGCTGGCCAGCGGGGTGGACGCGATCTGCGTCGGTGGCGACCACGCCGACGAGGAGACCGCCCGCCGGCTGCGGGACGCGATAGTCGCCGCGGTGATCAGCGGGGAGCTGCCGGAGGAGCGACTGGTCGAGGCCGCCAAGCGGGTCGGTCAGCTCGCCGCCTGGACCACCGCCGCCCGCGCCGAGCGGCCGGAGTGGTCCGGTTCGGGTCCGGACGGTTCGGTGATCGGGCTGGCGGCGGCCCGGCGGGCGGTCCGGGTGATCGCGACCGCCGACGCCGCCGCGCTGCCGCTCACCGGCCCGGCGCACGTGGTGGAGTTCGCGCCGCCGCGCAACATCGCGATCGGCGCGGAGACGCCGTGGGGAGTGGCCGAGCCGCTCGCCGCACTGCTGCCGGGCACCTCCACGATCCGGCTGGCCGCCGAGGACCTGCCGGCCGGCGACCGGCTGCCGTCCTCCCTGCTCGCCCCGGCGGTGGGTCGCCCGCTCGTACTGGTGGTCCGGGACCTGCACCGGCACGACTGGATGGCCGCCACCGTGGCAGGAATGCTGGCGGTACGCCCCGACGCCGTGGTGGTGGAACTCGGTGTGCCGGAGCTGGTCACCGGCCGGATCCACCTGTCGACGTACGGCGCCACCCGGGCCGGTGCCCGGGCGGCGGCCGAACTGCTCGCCGGTCCCTCCTGAAAGGACGATCGACAGCGCGCTGGGTCACGTGATAGTGACCCAGCGTCTATTTGTCGGTCGGGGGTCGATCGCCCACAGTCCATAACGGAATCAATCCAATCTTTACGAAGGGTGCCCCCACCTTCACGGCTAGTCGCGGTATTGTCCGTCCGGTGACCCCCCGCTGGCAGCGGGCCGCGATGATGCCGTCCTGGATCCGCTGGCTTCCCTGCTCCTTTGTCTACCTGACCGTCGTCCCTGGCCCGGTGCCGTTCCGGCGCTCGGCCTGGAACGGTCTCGTGCCCTGGGACGACGCGCTCTGGTGCGATCCCGGCGACGTGGAGGACTGGGTGGCCCGCTCAAGACAACGCCATCCGCGCCGGGAGGCCGCGCACGCCGAGTTGCACGCGCGCGAGCACTACGACTGGATGGTCGAGGTACGCGGGGCGCGGATCGACCTGTTCGGCGAGATGTGCCGGCGCCGGGACCTGCCGATCCCGCACACCGTCGGCGAGCTGCTGCCCTGCCTCGTCGGGTTCGGCCTGTTCGAGGTCGAGCACGACGGCGCCACCACCGACCCGTGGGTACGCCCCCGACTGGACCTTGATCCGCTCGACGTACTGCCGCTCTCGGCCGAGGAACGCGACCTTGAGGCCCGCGCCCAGCGCGACGACCGGGCGGTGCTGATGGCCATCGCGGTCCGCCGGCTGGCCCAGCGCACCCGGCGGCGGTGGCGGCGCCGGCAGGTCAGCACCAACCTGACCGGGCTGGCCGAGGTCTCCGGCCTGCCGGTGGAGCTGACCAGACAGGCCCTGACCGACCTCGGCGAGATCGCCGACCTGAGCCTGGACTGGCACGACGGCGACGGACGGGTACGACTGACCGTGCCCTGGCCCGACTTCCGGCTGCGCTTCCCGTTCACCGAGCTGCCCGCCCCCGAGCACGCCGTCTGAGGTCGACTGCCGAGCACACCGGTCACGGCGGGGCGGCCGGGTGGCGGGTCAGCCGCGAGGGCTCAGTCGGTCGAGTTCGGTGAGCAGCCGATCCACCTCGTCGGCGGTGTTGTAGTGGTAGACGCTGGCGCGCACCGCGCCGCCGCTGTCGCGCAACCCCATCGCCTGGAAGTACTCGTAGGCGTAGTAGTCACCGGCGGAGACACAGATGCCGAGTGCGCCCAGGGCCGCCGCGGTCTCGGCCGGTGCCTGCCCGGCGACCCGGAACGAGACCGTGGGGCAGCGGTGCCGGGGCGAGCCGTAGACGGTGACGGCGGGCAGCGCGGCCAGCCCGCTCAGCAGCCGCTCGAAGATCGACTCCTCGTAGCTCCGTACCGCGCTCAGGCTTGCCCGCAGTCGGGCCCGGCGGTCGGCGGCGGTGTCGACCGGGTCGGCGACGCCGGCCAGTTCGGCCAGGCCGGCCAGGTGGTCGACGGCGGCGCGCACGCCGGCGAGCAGCGGGAAGCTCGGGGTGCCGAACTCGAACCGGTCCGGCGCCGTGTCCGCCGACGGGATCAGTTTCGCCGGCCGCAGCGGCTCCCACACCGACGGCGCGGCCACCACCGCGGCCAGGTGCGGGCCCGACCACTTGTAGGCGCTGGTGACGAAGAAGTCGGCGCCCAGTTGCGCCAGGTCGGTCGGGCCGTGCGGCGCGACGTGTACGCCGTCGACGTAGACCAGCGCGCCGGCCGCGTGCGCGAGCTTGGCGATCGCCGGCAGGTCCGGGACGGTACCGATGGCGTTGCTGCCGCCGGTGACCGCGACCAGCCTGGTCCGGTCGTTGACCAGCTCGGCGTACTGGTCGGTGGGCAGCTCACCGCTGTCCGGGTCGAACCGCGCCCAGCGTACGGTCGCGCCGGCCGTCTCGGCCGCCTGCACCCACGGGCGCACGTTCGCGTCGTGGTCGAGCTGGGAGAGCACCACCTCGTCGCCCGGCCGCCAGGTCCGCGAGACCGTCCGCGCCACGGTGTACGTCAACGCCGTCGCGCTCGGCCCGAACACCACCCCGTCGGGCACCCCGCCGACCAGGTCGGCGACTGCCGCACGGGCCTCGTCCACCAGCCGGTACGCCCGCTGGCCCGCCACGTTGGCGGTGCTCCGGTTGGCCACCGCCGTACGCATGGTCTGCGCCACCGCGTCGGCGACCCCGGCGGCCACCTGGCTGCCCCCGGCCCCGTCGAGGTGCAGGTAGCCCTCGGTGAGAGCGGGGTAGGCGGCCCGGACCCGGGCGATGTCGTACGGCATGCGGGCACGATATCCGGTCGAAGATCGTTACCGTGCACGAGCATGGTCGCATGCTTCTCGTACCCTTGTTGGGGTGAATAGCCCCCGCAGGTATCCCAGAATGACGTTTGTCCGCCGTACCGCCGGTCTTGCCGCCGGTCTCGCCCTCGGTGCGGCCCTGCTCGCCGGCTGTAGCTCCGAGGGTGCCTCCACCGACTGTGGCATCGACCAGTGCACGGTCACCTTCGACCGGGGTGTCGAGGCCAACGCCTCGATCCTCGGCGTGAACGCCAAGCTGGTCAAGGCCGAGGGCGACCAGGTGACCATCGAGGTTGCCGGCGAGCAACTCACCCTGACTGTTGGCCAGCAGGCCACCGAGATCGGCGGCATGGCGGTGACCCTACAGAGCGTCACCGACAGCCAGGTCCAGGTGCAGATCGGCAAGCTCTGATCCGGTAGGCCGCCGCCCGGGTGGCGGCGCCGCCGAGCGGAGCGCGGCGGCCGGGGCCGACCCCGGCCGCCACCGCCCGGCCGCACCGGCGGTGTGTCGGGGCCGACGTTTGGAAATCACCCCGAACGGTCAATGACACCCCATGTCGATGACCCGCGGTGCCGAAGCCACCGCCTCCCGTGCCGCCTCCCGCGCCGCGAACAGCCCCGCCCTGGCCGCGCTGGCCCGGGCCGGGTTCGTCGGCTACGGAATCGTCCACCTCCTCTTCGCCTGGCTGGCGTTGCAGATCGCGTTCGGCACCGCCGACGACGACGGCGACCAGTCCGGCGCCCTGCGTACGCTGGCCGAACAGCCGCTCGGCCGGTTCCTGGTGATCGCGATCGCGGTCGGCCTGCTGGCCATGGCGATCTGGCAGGCCTTCGAGGCCGCCATCGGGCACACCGAGGACCGGGGCCGCGAACGGGTGCTCGAACGCCTCGCCTCCGCCGGCCGGACGCTCGTCTACCTCTACTTCGCCTACACCGCGTACCAGGTGTTCAACCACGCCAACTCGTCCAGCGCCGACAAGTCTCAGGCGCTGACCGAGGAGCTGATGGCCTCCGCTGGCGGTCGCTGGCTGGTCGGGCTGGCCGGGCTCGCGCTCGCCGCGCTCGGCGTCGGCCTGGTCGTCTACGGGGTGAAGAAGCACTTCGAGAAGCACCTGA is a window of Micromonospora sp. NBC_01699 DNA encoding:
- a CDS encoding cysteine desulfurase-like protein, producing the protein MPYDIARVRAAYPALTEGYLHLDGAGGSQVAAGVADAVAQTMRTAVANRSTANVAGQRAYRLVDEARAAVADLVGGVPDGVVFGPSATALTYTVARTVSRTWRPGDEVVLSQLDHDANVRPWVQAAETAGATVRWARFDPDSGELPTDQYAELVNDRTRLVAVTGGSNAIGTVPDLPAIAKLAHAAGALVYVDGVHVAPHGPTDLAQLGADFFVTSAYKWSGPHLAAVVAAPSVWEPLRPAKLIPSADTAPDRFEFGTPSFPLLAGVRAAVDHLAGLAELAGVADPVDTAADRRARLRASLSAVRSYEESIFERLLSGLAALPAVTVYGSPRHRCPTVSFRVAGQAPAETAAALGALGICVSAGDYYAYEYFQAMGLRDSGGAVRASVYHYNTADEVDRLLTELDRLSPRG
- a CDS encoding nitroreductase family deazaflavin-dependent oxidoreductase, whose amino-acid sequence is MAVHETEEVQDSPSEWVANHIRSYVDSDGKEGQFWNGYPTLLLTVRGRKSGKLHRTALIYGRDGDNLLLVASSGGAPKHPSWYLNLTDNPEVTVQVGADVFAARARTATPEEKPALWQNVVSVFPPYAEYQTKTDRQIPVVILEPVG
- a CDS encoding DUF1206 domain-containing protein, with the protein product MSMTRGAEATASRAASRAANSPALAALARAGFVGYGIVHLLFAWLALQIAFGTADDDGDQSGALRTLAEQPLGRFLVIAIAVGLLAMAIWQAFEAAIGHTEDRGRERVLERLASAGRTLVYLYFAYTAYQVFNHANSSSADKSQALTEELMASAGGRWLVGLAGLALAALGVGLVVYGVKKHFEKHLMTGQMSPQTRTLSRRLGVAGYSAKGVAYGIAGVLLLTAAVNYDPDRARGLDAALHTLREQTYGTFLLSLVALGIAAFGAFCFVQAWYRKV
- a CDS encoding alpha/beta fold hydrolase, coding for MDRYGNSAEVFFEGFDQQTVDVGPARLRVRAGGSGPPVVLLHGHPRTHTTWHRVAPLLVAAGHTVVCPDLRGYGRSSKPATTDDHAPYSKRAMAGDIVELMRRLGHERFAVVGHDRGSYVATRLALDAPTAVTGLAVLDCVPIGEALARAGSRFATAWWHWFFFAQPDKPERAILADPDAWYGGDPDRMGAENHADYREAIHDPATVRAMLEDYRAGLGVDRAADDADRAAGRRVDCPTLVLWSSRDDLEDLYGDVLAVWRDWASDLRGGGPIESGHHMAEEAPEQLAAALVPFLATLPATAGRVGTG
- a CDS encoding glycoside hydrolase family 3 protein, producing the protein MSTPTGGLSILAAAVLQPGFEGTAAPPDWVRRWLAEGLGGVALFARNVRDTEQVSALTAALRAERPDVLVSIDEEAGDVTRFESRLGSSRPGNLALGAIDDPELTERVARDLGADLAAAGITLNYAPVADVNSNPDNPVIGVRAFGADSALVARQTAAWVRGLQAAGVAACAKHFPGHGDTSVDSHIDVPRIGATRDRLDAVELPPFRAAIDAGVQAIMTGHLLVPAIDGEWPATLSRRVLNGLLREELGFQGVVITDGIEMRAVADRYGLEAVAVRALASGVDAICVGGDHADEETARRLRDAIVAAVISGELPEERLVEAAKRVGQLAAWTTAARAERPEWSGSGPDGSVIGLAAARRAVRVIATADAAALPLTGPAHVVEFAPPRNIAIGAETPWGVAEPLAALLPGTSTIRLAAEDLPAGDRLPSSLLAPAVGRPLVLVVRDLHRHDWMAATVAGMLAVRPDAVVVELGVPELVTGRIHLSTYGATRAGARAAAELLAGPS